A single window of Acetobacteraceae bacterium DNA harbors:
- a CDS encoding amino acid permease: MPSPSACEELSAPFEKEAGAAVAVRPILGVRQLITLGVGATLGAGLFSITGIAAGQCSGAAVSLSFIFAAFACSLIGLCYAELASMFPNASGSAYAYASEGLGKFVAWVLVWCLVASYLCCIATVASSWSSYLASLLGEWGINLDLRFWKSTGTLIPLADGHSVRAFGNFPAMIGMFLVSFLLLRGSQESAWINSLIVSLKVGIIAIVVICCFKGIQPANYHPFIPENTGNFGDFGWSGVARGAVLVFFSFIGFDIVASAARETKNPQRTLPIAILGTLFAITFISVVFSIALLGVVNYQLLSHDASPVGTAMNLLHLPLIGAVVKIGVLIGFIAGLYGLLYGQIRVVQHVAEDGLIPQIFAKLNPKHVPAPALLFLTILITILAVSLPVPFLGSMTSVGIILAFLLVCASVIALRIKRPDAERPFKVFAGTYLVPGSAILVCFGGLMTVAPTCWLYLSIWIFLGIMVYVFYGRKQLPH, translated from the coding sequence ATGCCGTCACCGTCTGCTTGTGAAGAATTATCTGCACCTTTTGAAAAGGAAGCGGGAGCAGCCGTTGCCGTGCGTCCTATTCTTGGGGTGCGTCAGCTCATTACTCTTGGCGTTGGGGCAACTTTAGGCGCAGGACTCTTTTCTATTACGGGGATTGCCGCCGGGCAGTGTAGTGGGGCGGCTGTTTCGCTTTCTTTTATTTTTGCAGCTTTTGCCTGTTCCTTGATTGGACTTTGCTACGCTGAACTGGCCTCAATGTTTCCAAACGCATCTGGCTCTGCTTATGCCTATGCCTCCGAAGGGTTGGGAAAATTTGTTGCTTGGGTTCTCGTCTGGTGCCTGGTTGCAAGCTATCTTTGCTGTATTGCAACAGTAGCCTCAAGCTGGAGCAGTTATTTAGCCTCTCTTTTGGGGGAGTGGGGGATTAACCTTGATCTTCGTTTTTGGAAATCAACTGGCACGCTCATTCCCCTTGCAGATGGACATTCGGTCCGTGCTTTTGGAAATTTTCCGGCGATGATCGGTATGTTTCTGGTCAGTTTTTTGCTGTTGCGTGGCTCTCAGGAATCCGCTTGGATTAACAGTTTGATTGTTAGTTTAAAGGTTGGAATTATTGCGATTGTTGTGATCTGCTGTTTTAAAGGCATTCAACCTGCAAATTATCATCCTTTTATTCCTGAAAATACAGGAAATTTTGGTGATTTCGGTTGGAGTGGCGTTGCCCGTGGCGCTGTTTTGGTTTTCTTTTCTTTTATCGGTTTTGATATTGTTGCGTCTGCTGCGAGAGAAACAAAAAATCCGCAACGAACTTTGCCGATCGCCATTTTAGGCACTTTATTTGCAATTACCTTCATTTCTGTTGTCTTCTCGATCGCTTTACTGGGGGTCGTCAATTATCAACTTCTTTCCCATGATGCCAGTCCTGTCGGAACGGCAATGAATCTTCTTCATCTGCCATTGATCGGCGCTGTGGTAAAAATTGGTGTGTTAATTGGATTTATTGCAGGGCTGTATGGGTTGCTTTACGGGCAGATCAGAGTTGTTCAGCATGTTGCCGAAGATGGTTTAATTCCTCAGATTTTTGCAAAATTAAATCCCAAGCACGTACCTGCACCTGCACTTTTATTTTTAACAATATTAATTACGATTTTAGCTGTTTCCCTGCCGGTGCCTTTTTTGGGAAGCATGACTTCGGTTGGGATTATTTTAGCCTTTTTACTTGTCTGTGCTTCTGTGATTGCTTTGAGAATTAAAAGACCGGATGCAGAACGTCCCTTTAAAGTTTTTGCTGGAACATATCTTGTACCGGGAAGTGCTATTTTGGTTTGTTTTGGTGGTCTTATGACTGTTGCACCGACCTGCTGGCTTTATCTCAGTATATGGATTTTTCTCGGGATCATGGTCTATGTTTTTTATGGTCGGAAACAGTTACCACACTGA
- the cysE gene encoding serine O-acetyltransferase (catalyzes the O-acetylation of serine), producing the protein MSDHSSFLKTFWDDMKAQSCACTDPLIKKLFSVSICHLADFPSALASLLTEKLADRMVPAEDMLPLIENILKEDPELSYTAAIDLMAVQERDPACPNLPTAFLFFKGWQALQAYRIAHQLWLQKRTPLAYQFQSRMNECFSIDIHPAARLGKAITIDHGTGVVIGETAIIEDNVSLFHNITIGGTGREIGERHPILKEGAMVGSGAILLGRITIGRYAKIGAASVVLNNIPDYATAVGNPARVIRLSPPQKAEG; encoded by the coding sequence ATGTCTGATCATTCCTCTTTTTTAAAAACATTCTGGGACGATATGAAGGCGCAATCCTGTGCCTGCACCGATCCGCTCATTAAAAAGCTTTTTTCTGTTAGTATTTGCCACTTAGCAGATTTTCCTTCTGCTTTGGCATCTCTCTTAACGGAAAAACTGGCAGACCGTATGGTGCCTGCCGAAGATATGCTGCCCCTGATTGAAAATATTTTGAAAGAAGATCCAGAGCTTTCTTATACTGCAGCCATTGATCTTATGGCCGTGCAGGAAAGAGACCCAGCCTGTCCTAATCTACCGACCGCCTTTCTCTTTTTTAAAGGATGGCAAGCCCTTCAGGCCTATCGCATTGCGCATCAGCTTTGGCTTCAAAAACGTACACCGCTTGCCTATCAATTCCAGTCTCGCATGAATGAATGTTTTTCAATCGACATCCATCCTGCGGCACGCCTCGGCAAAGCCATTACCATTGACCATGGTACGGGGGTTGTTATTGGGGAAACCGCCATTATCGAAGATAATGTCTCTCTTTTCCACAATATCACGATTGGCGGCACAGGCCGGGAAATCGGTGAGCGCCACCCTATTCTCAAAGAGGGCGCAATGGTTGGGTCCGGAGCGATCCTCTTGGGACGGATTACGATTGGACGCTATGCGAAAATTGGCGCTGCCTCTGTCGTTCTTAATAATATTCCCGATTACGCAACAGCTGTTGGCAACCCTGCCCGTGTTATTCGTTTAAGCCCTCCGCAAAAAGCAGAGGGCTAA
- the cysK gene encoding cysteine synthase A translates to MTQKFDKPIVNANHYAKPRGRIYDSAVETIGGTPLVAVPNLQKKESLKARLLLKLEFFNPMASVKDRLAKAMIEDAEARGLISPEKTHIIEPTSGNTGLGLALVAASKGYHITLVMPESASVERRAMMGHLGAELVLTPAAEGMSGAIKKAESLAEKDKNAWIPGQFVNPVNPLVHVETTGNELWVDTEGKLDAVVAGIGTGGTISGIAKILHQHNPEIKVFGVEPQESHVLTGGEPGPHGIQGIGAGFKPEILDLPAIEKVIPVKTEDALKTARLIARTEGIASGISGGASVAVAIELAKQPEFEGKTIAVIIPDFAGRYLSTALFEQKS, encoded by the coding sequence ATGACACAGAAATTCGATAAACCCATTGTGAATGCGAATCATTATGCAAAACCACGTGGTCGTATTTATGATTCTGCCGTTGAAACCATTGGGGGAACCCCTTTGGTGGCCGTGCCAAACTTACAAAAAAAAGAATCTCTCAAGGCCAGACTTCTTCTTAAATTAGAATTTTTTAACCCAATGGCCTCCGTTAAAGATCGTCTTGCAAAAGCCATGATTGAAGATGCTGAGGCAAGAGGCCTTATTTCACCAGAGAAAACCCATATTATTGAGCCAACTTCGGGCAATACAGGGCTTGGATTAGCGTTAGTTGCCGCTTCCAAAGGCTATCACATTACTTTAGTGATGCCGGAAAGTGCTTCTGTTGAGCGCCGAGCCATGATGGGCCATCTTGGGGCAGAGCTTGTACTGACGCCAGCCGCTGAAGGGATGTCTGGGGCAATTAAAAAGGCTGAGTCTTTAGCTGAAAAAGACAAAAATGCTTGGATTCCAGGGCAGTTTGTCAATCCAGTGAATCCTTTAGTGCATGTCGAAACGACAGGGAATGAACTCTGGGTAGATACAGAGGGTAAGTTGGATGCCGTCGTTGCCGGCATTGGAACAGGCGGTACGATCAGCGGAATTGCGAAAATTTTGCATCAGCATAATCCAGAAATTAAAGTTTTTGGCGTTGAGCCACAGGAAAGCCATGTTTTAACGGGTGGAGAGCCGGGGCCACATGGTATTCAGGGGATCGGTGCCGGTTTTAAACCTGAGATTTTGGATCTGCCGGCGATAGAAAAAGTTATTCCTGTCAAAACAGAAGATGCACTCAAAACAGCACGTTTGATTGCACGTACAGAGGGAATTGCCTCTGGTATTTCCGGCGGTGCGTCAGTTGCTGTAGCCATTGAATTGGCAAAACAGCCTGAATTTGAAGGAAAAACCATTGCCGTGATTATTCCTGATTTTGCAGGCCGTTATCTTTCAACAGCTTTGTTTGAACAAAAATCTTAA